A window of the Synechococcus sp. JA-3-3Ab genome harbors these coding sequences:
- a CDS encoding glutaredoxin family protein, whose product MPWPPLILYSKPGCHLCEGLAEKLRQIPEIGELEIRDITANPAWWERYHLEVPVLKVAGDPERLLPRPSPRLTAAQLRAWLGQQLGCLSGG is encoded by the coding sequence ATGCCTTGGCCGCCGCTGATTCTCTACAGCAAGCCCGGATGCCACCTCTGCGAGGGCCTAGCGGAGAAATTGCGGCAGATCCCCGAAATCGGCGAGCTGGAAATCCGCGACATCACCGCCAACCCCGCCTGGTGGGAGCGCTACCACCTGGAGGTTCCCGTGCTGAAGGTGGCCGGGGATCCCGAACGGCTTTTGCCTCGCCCCTCGCCGCGGCTGACGGCGGCGCAGTTGCGCGCCTGGCTGGGACAACAGTTGGGTTGCCTATCGGGAGGCTAG